A genomic region of Arachis hypogaea cultivar Tifrunner chromosome 5, arahy.Tifrunner.gnm2.J5K5, whole genome shotgun sequence contains the following coding sequences:
- the LOC112800236 gene encoding monosaccharide-sensing protein 3-like: protein MMQVVIIAVAATVGNLLIGWDSSTIAGGMTYIKQEFNLESDPTLEGLIVSMSFISGTIMTIFAGTVSDLLGRRPMLIVSSIMFFLSGLVILWAPNVTVILLSRILDGVAISLAVTLTPLYISEVAPADIRGQLNTVTQFSCSAGMFLAYILVFLMSLLSSPSWRTMLGVISIPSVGYFLLAMFFLPESPRWLVSKGRVPEAEKVLRRLRGVEDVSGELALLAEGLSPGGEATSLEEYIVAPASEALVHQEAGKDYIKLYGPNEGVSLVAHPVNGQGSLISRSMLSQQGSFVSQAAGSLKDPIVNLFGSLHENTLPEGGGSRSMLIHNANSIFGDSSPFGTGDNLHAPLMSFQGDAGERSKDNLGFRSTSSLRSSFAHGNAVETPRNTNIGGGWQLVYKPADDGKGVQRVYLHADPAAPSQEQHVSFVSASGYDIPVDVETYQAAALVSQSVLGTHDMLSMPEVAKKGPKWRSLLEPGVKRALIVGIGLQILQQAAGINGFLYYAPQILEQAGVGALLSNLGISSTSSSLLVNVITTFCMLPCIGLSIKLMDIAGRRSIMLYTIPVLIVCLVILVVRESFQMGSVLNAAITAVSVVVYESCFCMGFGVIPNIICAEIFPTSVRGICISMTSLTYWVCTLIVTSTFPYLLQILGLTGVFGLFVAGCIISWIFVYLKVPETKGMPLEVIIEFFAIGAKPGTDPATIGTKG, encoded by the exons ATGATGCAGGTTGTGATCATTGCAGTTGCTGCAACAGTTGGGAATCTACTGATTGGATGGGATAGTTCAACCATTGCAG GGGGCATGACCTACATCAAGCAAGAGTTCAACTTGGAATCTGATCCCACACTTGAAGGGCTAATAGTATCTATGTCCTTCATAAGTGGCACCATCATGACCATATTTGCTGGCACGGTCTCTGATTTGCTTGGCAGACGCCCTATGCTGATAGTTTCATCCATTATGTTCTTCCTCAGTGGTTtggtgattctctgggctcctaATGTTACTGTTATTCTGCTCTCAAGGATTTTAGATGGGGTTGCTATTTCGCTTGCCGTGACTCTTACTCCTCTTTACATATCGGAGGTAGCCCCTGCCGATATCAGAGGCCAATTGAACACTGTCACACAGTTTTCGTGTTCCGCTGGAATGTTTCTGGCTTACATCTTGGTTTTCTTGATGTCCCTGCTGTCTTCTCCTAGTTGGAGAACCATGCTTGGGGTTATATCTATTCCTTCTGTTGGCTATTTCTTGCTTGCCATGTTTTTCCTACCTGAGTCCCCTAGGTGGCTTGTTAGCAAAGGTCGAGTCCCCGAGGCTGAAAAAGTTCTGCGAAGACTTCGCGGGGTTGAAGACGTTTCAG GGGAGTTGGCTCTGCTCGCGGAGGGTCTTAGTCCTGGTGGCGAAGCCACTTCATTGGAAGAGTACATAGTTGCCCCAGCCAGTGAGGCTCTTGTTCACCAGGAAGCAGGGAAAGATTATATAAAGCTATATGGACCAAATGAGGGAGTGTCATTGGTTGCTCACCCAGTAAATGGACAGGGTAGCTTGATATCGCGCAGTATGTTGTCGCAGCAAGGAAGCTTTGTGTCTCAGGCTGCTGGCAGTCTTAAAGATCCTATTGTCAATCTCTTTGGGAGTTTGCATGAGAACACTCTCCCTGAGGGTGGAGGTTCGCGCAGCATGCTAATCCATAATGCAAACAGCATCTTTGGAGATTCCAGCCCCTTTGGTACTGGCGACAATCTGCATGCTCCACTAATGTCATTTCAAGGTGATGCTGGGGAGAGATCAAAGGACAACTTGGGTTTCAGGAGCACTAGCAGCCTGAGAAGCAGTTTCGCTCATGGGAATGCTGTGGAGACACCTAGAAATACAAACATCGGTGGAGGTTGGCAATTGGTTTATAAACCAgctgatgatggaaaaggagtgCAAAGGGTTTATTTGCATGCAGATCCTGCTGCACCGTCTCAAGAACAGCATGTTTCATTTGTTTCAGCTTCTGGGTATGACATTCCTGTAGATGTCGAAACTTATCAGGCTGCTGCTCTAGTCAGCCAGTCTGTTCTAGGTACTCATGATATGTTGAGTATGCCAGAAGTGGCTAAAAAAGGTCCAAAGTGGAGAAGTCTGCTAGAACCAGGTGTCAAGCGAGCATTGATTGTCGGAATAGGGCTTCAAATTCTTCAACAG GCTGCTGGTATAAATGGATTTCTATACTATGCTCCCCAAATTCTTGAACAAGCTGGGGTAGGAGCTCTTCTATCGAATTTGGGCATCAGTTCTACATCTTCTTCATTACTTGTAAATGTCATTACCACATTCTGTATGCTGCCTTGTATAGGTCTTTCCATCAAGCTCATGGATATTGCTGGCCGGAG GTCAATAATGTTGTACACAATCCCTGTTCTGATAGTTTGTCTCGTGATACTAGTAGTCCGGGAATCGTTTCAGATGGGTTCTGTCCTCAATGCAGCAATCACTGCTGTTAGTGTTGTGGTCTATGAAAGCTGCTTCTGCATGGGCTTTGGTGTTATTCCCAACATAATATGCGCCGAAATCTTCCCAACCAGTGTTCGCGGAATCTGCATTTCTATGACTTCACTCACATACTGGGTTTGTACCTTGATTGTCACTTCTACATTTCCCTATTTGCTCCAAATCCTCGGCCTCACTGGCGTCTTCGGATTATTCGTTGCCGGCTGCATCATTTCATGGATATTTGTATACTTGAAAGTTCCTGAAACAAAGGGCATGCCTTTGGAAGTCATTATTGAGTTCTTTGCAATTGGTGCAAAGCCTGGTACTGATCCTGCTACAATTGGAACAAAAGGTTGA
- the LOC112800238 gene encoding RING-H2 finger protein ATL8-like encodes MTRALRSLTSTADNATVVAAAPPPEAVALESDFVVILAALLCALICVVGLVAVARCAWLRRGSAAGASPRQALANKGLKKKVLQSLPKFAYVDGGDPESGFGSGAGWMVTAECAICLSDFAAGDEIRVLPQCGHGFHVACIDTWLGSHSSCPSCRQVLAVARCQKCGRFPATGAGSSAARASINEPELKSREDDNAVFNNNTNNSNSNSGGFSCNSNNSSSNTSNNSGFLP; translated from the coding sequence ATGACACGTGCTCTTAGATCCCTCACATCCACCGCCGACAACGCCACCGTCGTTGCCGCCGCTCCGCCTCCCGAGGCTGTGGCTCTTGAATCCGACTTCGTCGTCATCCTCGCAGCTCTCCTCTGCGCCCTCATATGCGTCGTCGGTCTTGTCGCCGTCGCCAGGTGCGCCTGGCTCCGCCGAGGCTCCGCCGCCGGAGCCTCACCGCGTCAGGCTCTCGCCAACAAAGGATTGAAGAAGAAGGTTCTCCAGTCGTTACCAAAATTCGCCTACGTTGACGGAGGAGATCCAGAATCCGGATTCGGTAGCGGTGCCGGGTGGATGGTGACGGCGGAGTGCGCGATCTGCCTTTCGGATTTTGCCGCCGGCGATGAGATCCGCGTGTTGCCGCAGTGTGGCCACGGGTTCCACGTGGCCTGCATAGACACGTGGCTTGGATCACACTCTTCTTGCCCTTCGTGCCGACAGGTTTTAGCGGTTGCGAGGTGCCAGAAGTGCGGGAGGTTTCCCGCCACCGGAGCTGGAAGCTCCGCCGCAAGAGCATCGATCAATGAACCTGAGCTGAAGTCGAGAGAAGACGACAATGCCGTTTTTAACAATAACACTAATAACAGTAACAGTAATAGCGGCGGTTTCAGTTGTAATAGCAACAATAGTAGTAGCAACACCAGCAATAATAGTGGTTTCTTGCCTTGA